A window from Balaenoptera musculus isolate JJ_BM4_2016_0621 chromosome 8, mBalMus1.pri.v3, whole genome shotgun sequence encodes these proteins:
- the VEGFB gene encoding vascular endothelial growth factor B isoform X3, which produces MSPLLRRLLLAALLQLAPAQGPVSQPDAPGHQKKVVSWIDVYARATCQPREVVVPLTMELMGTVAKQLVPSCVTVQRCGGCCPDDGLECVPTGQHQVRMQILMIRYPSSQLGEMSLEEHSQCECRPKKPESAVKLDRCRKLRR; this is translated from the exons ATGAGCCCCCTGCTCCGCCGCCTGCTGCTCGCCGCGCTCCTGCAGCTGGCCCCCGCCCAG GGCCCGGTCTCCCAGCCTGATGCCCCTGGCCATCAGAAGAAAG tggtgtCATGGATAGACGTGTATGCTCGTGCCACCTGCCAGCCGCGGGAGGTGGTGGTGCCCCTGACCATGGAGCTCATGGGCACTGTGGCCAAGCAACTGGTGCCCAGCTGCGTGACGGTGCAGCGCTGTGGCGGCTGCTGCCCTGACGACGGCCTGGAGTGTGTGCCCACTGGGCAGCACCAAGTCCGAATGCAG ATCCTCATGATCCGGTACCCAAGCAGTCAGCTGGGGGAGATGTCCCTGGAAGAACACAGCCAGTGTGAATGCAG ACCAAAAAAACCTGAGAGTGCTGTGAAGCTGGACAG gTGCCGGAAGCTGCGAAGGTGA
- the VEGFB gene encoding vascular endothelial growth factor B isoform X2: MSPLLRRLLLAALLQLAPAQGPVSQPDAPGHQKKVVSWIDVYARATCQPREVVVPLTMELMGTVAKQLVPSCVTVQRCGGCCPDDGLECVPTGQHQVRMQILMIRYPSSQLGEMSLEEHSQCECRPKKPESAVKLDSPRPLCPRCPQRRQRPDPRTCHCRCRRRSFLRCQGRGLELNPDTCRCRKLRR; the protein is encoded by the exons ATGAGCCCCCTGCTCCGCCGCCTGCTGCTCGCCGCGCTCCTGCAGCTGGCCCCCGCCCAG GGCCCGGTCTCCCAGCCTGATGCCCCTGGCCATCAGAAGAAAG tggtgtCATGGATAGACGTGTATGCTCGTGCCACCTGCCAGCCGCGGGAGGTGGTGGTGCCCCTGACCATGGAGCTCATGGGCACTGTGGCCAAGCAACTGGTGCCCAGCTGCGTGACGGTGCAGCGCTGTGGCGGCTGCTGCCCTGACGACGGCCTGGAGTGTGTGCCCACTGGGCAGCACCAAGTCCGAATGCAG ATCCTCATGATCCGGTACCCAAGCAGTCAGCTGGGGGAGATGTCCCTGGAAGAACACAGCCAGTGTGAATGCAG ACCAAAAAAACCTGAGAGTGCTGTGAAGCTGGACAG ccccaggcccctctgCCCACGCTGCCCCCAGCGCCGCCAGCGCCCTGACCCCCGGACCTGCCACTGCCGCTGCCGACGCCGCAGCTTCCTCCGTTGTCAAGGGCGGGGCTTAGAGCTCAACCCAGACACCTGCAG gTGCCGGAAGCTGCGAAGGTGA
- the VEGFB gene encoding vascular endothelial growth factor B isoform X1, whose amino-acid sequence MSPLLRRLLLAALLQLAPAQGPVSQPDAPGHQKKVVSWIDVYARATCQPREVVVPLTMELMGTVAKQLVPSCVTVQRCGGCCPDDGLECVPTGQHQVRMQILMIRYPSSQLGEMSLEEHSQCECRPKKPESAVKLDRASTPHHRPQPRSVPGWDPAPGAPSPADITHPTPAPGPSAHAAPSAASALTPGPATAAADAAASSVVKGGA is encoded by the exons ATGAGCCCCCTGCTCCGCCGCCTGCTGCTCGCCGCGCTCCTGCAGCTGGCCCCCGCCCAG GGCCCGGTCTCCCAGCCTGATGCCCCTGGCCATCAGAAGAAAG tggtgtCATGGATAGACGTGTATGCTCGTGCCACCTGCCAGCCGCGGGAGGTGGTGGTGCCCCTGACCATGGAGCTCATGGGCACTGTGGCCAAGCAACTGGTGCCCAGCTGCGTGACGGTGCAGCGCTGTGGCGGCTGCTGCCCTGACGACGGCCTGGAGTGTGTGCCCACTGGGCAGCACCAAGTCCGAATGCAG ATCCTCATGATCCGGTACCCAAGCAGTCAGCTGGGGGAGATGTCCCTGGAAGAACACAGCCAGTGTGAATGCAG ACCAAAAAAACCTGAGAGTGCTGTGAAGCTGGACAG GGCTTCCACTCCCCACCACCGTCCCCAGCCCCGCTCTGTTCCGGGCTGGGACCCTGCCCCCGGAGCACCCTCCCCAGCTGACATCACCCATCCCactccagccccaggcccctctgCCCACGCTGCCCCCAGCGCCGCCAGCGCCCTGACCCCCGGACCTGCCACTGCCGCTGCCGACGCCGCAGCTTCCTCCGTTGTCAAGGGCGGGGCTTAG